Proteins encoded by one window of Labrus bergylta chromosome 2, fLabBer1.1, whole genome shotgun sequence:
- the abcb9 gene encoding ATP-binding cassette sub-family B member 9 isoform X1, with product MNTLKSEKRRPYPEIRSTGQHLNAAQVSEVRWECPCPRRVKRFQIMGLKVAVSCTVLYTLLDVCVTTVLYTHGSHLSVFKEDAQNFNILRSTLDLWGTALMRSSILLGASLGVSLNRRDGPLRVAKLTTLVLFICLVVITYTLAKLLMLNELGPLEHQPWFLSLVCWTCASCLGVMLLWRLLGAESNSASHHNMCNKGGEGGSEDTEKLVEADGEEEEKEKEKISTEATLGRLLAYCRKDGGLLSVAVLFLLISAVCEAFIPYYYGKAIDSIVVDKSMEHFAKPVITVSILALASSLAMGVRGGVFTLTFARLNLRLRNHLFTTLMRQEIAFFDENHTGDIISRLSADTTQVSDLISVNVNIFLRSTIKGAGFFIFMFGMSWKLTLVTVMGFPFIALISKLYGKYYKKLTKEVQTTLAEANKVAEETISSMRTVRSFANESEEANNYYSKLLVMFQLNKKQALAYSCYMWSSCISELALEVAILYYGGHLVVTGQMSSGALISFFIYMLDLGECLENIASVYTGLMQGVGAAEKVFEYLDRTPKHPADGTEAPDTYTGLVEFKNITFAYPTRPETEILKEVSFTLRPGEVTALVGPSGSGKSSCVSLLENFYPPQEGQVLLDGEPVHILQHDYLHSKVALVSQEPVLFARTVKENITYGLTDIPLEAVVEAAIKANAHEFITSFPKGYETLVGEKGTHLSGGQKQRVAIARALIRNPRVLILDEATSALDAESEHSVQQALNAVMKECTVLVIAHRLSTVEKADNIIVIDKGRVAEQGCHSQLMENGELYYKLVQRQVLGMETGLEVANAPKKQSWKSDGGGQKRRQSSSSESECTLRY from the exons atgaacacactgaagtcggaaaaACGACGTCCCTACCCGGAAATTCGGAGCACCGGGCAGCATTTGAATGCAGCACAAGTCAGCGAGGTACGCTGGGAGTGTCCCTGTCCCCGCCGAGTTAAACGATTTCAAAT CATGGGCCTGAAAGTAGCTGTGAGTTGCACAGTGTTGTATACtctgctggatgtgtgtgtcACCACTGTCCTGTACACACATGGCTCACACCTGAGTGTCTTCAAAGAAGATGCACAGAACTTTAACATCCTTCGGTCAACACTGGACCTTTGGGGGACTGCACTGATGAGATCCTCCATTCTGTTAGGAGCCTCTTTGGGGGTCTCGTTGAATAGAAGAGACGGCCCATTGAGGGTAGCCAAACTCACCACCCTGGTTCTCTTCATCTGTCTCGTCGTCATCACTTATACGTTGGCCAAGCTGCTGATGCTGAACGAGCTGGGTCCTCTGGAGCATCAGCCCTGGTTCCTGAGCCTCGTTTGTTGGACGTGTGCCTCCTGTCTGGGCGTCATGCTGCTGTGGAGGCTGCTGGGGGCGGAGTCAAACTCAGCAAGCCATCACAACATGTGCAACAAGGGAGGTGAAGGAGGCTCTGAGGACACAGAGAAGCTTGTGGAGGCAgatggtgaggaggaggagaaggagaaggagaagatcAGCACTGAGGCAACATTAGGACGTCTGCTGGCATACTGCAGGAAGGACGGTGGTCTGCTGTCTGTAGCTGTCCTCTTTCTCCtcatctctgctgtgt GTGAAGCCTTTATACCGTACTACTACGGGAAAGCAATCGACAGCATCGTGGTGGACAAGAGCATGGAGCACTTTGCTAAACCTGTGATCACAGTGTCTATACTGGCTCTGgccag CTCACTTGCAATGGGAGTACGTGGAGGAGTCTTCACCCTGACCTTTGCAAGATTAAACCTTCGACTGAGGAACCATCTCTTCACCACTTTGATGAGGCAGGAAATCGCCTTCTTTGATGAAAACCATACAG GTGACATCATTTCTCGTCTGTCGGCTGACACCACCCAGGTGAGTGACCTCATCTCAGTAAATGTCAACATCTTTCTGCGGAGCACCATCAAGGGCGCCGGCTTCTTCATCTTCATGTTTGGGATGTCCTGGAAGCTCACACTGGTGACCGTCATGGGATTCCCCTTCATCGCTCTCATCTCCAAACTGTATGGAAAATACTACAAG AAATTGACCAAAGAGGTGCAGACAACCCTCGCAGAAGCCAACAAGGTGGCAGAAGAAACCATTTCCTCCATGAGGACGGTGAGAAGCTTTGCCAACGAGAGCGAGGAGGCCAACAACTACTACAGCAAGCTATTAGTAATGTTCCAGCTCAACAAGAAACAAGCCCTGGCCTACTCCTGCTACATGTGGTCCAGCTGT ATCTCAGAGCTGGCTTTAGAGGTTGCTATTCTCTATTATGGCGGTCACCTTGTAGTAACGGGTCAGATGAGTAGTGGTGCCTTGATATCATTCTTCATATATATGCTGGACTTGGGAGAATGTCTTGAG AATATTGCATCTGTTTACACGGGACTGATGCAAGGAGTGGGAGCAGCTGAGAAGGTTTTTGAATACCTGGATAGAACACCTAAACACCCAGCTGATGGCACAGAGGCTCCAGACACATACACGGGTCTGGTggagtttaaaaacatcacatttgcCTACCCAACACGCCCGGAAACTGAAATTCTCAAG GAAGTGTCATTTACTCTGCGGCCAGGCGAGGTCACAGCCCTTGTGGGACCTTCTGGCAGTGGAAAAAGTTCCTGTGTAAGTCTCCTGGAAAACTTCTACCCTCCTCAGGAAGGCCAAGTGCTGCTGGATGGAGAGCCTGTTCACATTTTACAGCATGACTATCTCCACTCCAAG GTAGCTCTCGTGAGCCAGGAGCCTGTGCTGTTTGCCCGGACAGTGAAGGAGAACATCACCTATGGCCTGACTGACATCCCCTTGGAGGCTGTAGTGGAGGCTGCTATCAAAGCTAATGCTCATGAGTTCATCACCTCCTTCCCTAAGGGCTATGAGACAC TTGTTGGTGAGAAAGGAACCCACTTGTCTGGGGGGCAGAAGCAAAGGGTGGCCATTGCAAGAGCTCTCATCCGTAATCCTCGCGTCCTCATACTTGACGAGGCGACCAGTGCTCTGGATGCAGAAAGTGAGCACTCT GTTCAGCAGGCTCTGAATGCAGTCATGAAAGAGTGCACGGTGCTGGTGATTGCTCATCGGCTCAGCACGGTGGAGAAGGCAGACAACATCATTGTGATCGACAAGGGCCGTGTGGCTGAGCAGGGTTGTCACAGTCAGCTGATGGAGAATGGGGAACTGTATTATAAGCTGGTGCAGAGGCAGGTGTTGGGCATGGAGACAGGTTTGGAGGTCGCCAATGCTCCAAAGAAACAAAGCTGGAAGTCAGACGGTGGAGGGCAGAAGAGaagacaaagcagcagcagtgagtcAGAGTGCACTTTACGCTACTGA
- the abcb9 gene encoding ATP-binding cassette sub-family B member 9 isoform X2: protein MGLKVAVSCTVLYTLLDVCVTTVLYTHGSHLSVFKEDAQNFNILRSTLDLWGTALMRSSILLGASLGVSLNRRDGPLRVAKLTTLVLFICLVVITYTLAKLLMLNELGPLEHQPWFLSLVCWTCASCLGVMLLWRLLGAESNSASHHNMCNKGGEGGSEDTEKLVEADGEEEEKEKEKISTEATLGRLLAYCRKDGGLLSVAVLFLLISAVCEAFIPYYYGKAIDSIVVDKSMEHFAKPVITVSILALASSLAMGVRGGVFTLTFARLNLRLRNHLFTTLMRQEIAFFDENHTGDIISRLSADTTQVSDLISVNVNIFLRSTIKGAGFFIFMFGMSWKLTLVTVMGFPFIALISKLYGKYYKKLTKEVQTTLAEANKVAEETISSMRTVRSFANESEEANNYYSKLLVMFQLNKKQALAYSCYMWSSCISELALEVAILYYGGHLVVTGQMSSGALISFFIYMLDLGECLENIASVYTGLMQGVGAAEKVFEYLDRTPKHPADGTEAPDTYTGLVEFKNITFAYPTRPETEILKEVSFTLRPGEVTALVGPSGSGKSSCVSLLENFYPPQEGQVLLDGEPVHILQHDYLHSKVALVSQEPVLFARTVKENITYGLTDIPLEAVVEAAIKANAHEFITSFPKGYETLVGEKGTHLSGGQKQRVAIARALIRNPRVLILDEATSALDAESEHSVQQALNAVMKECTVLVIAHRLSTVEKADNIIVIDKGRVAEQGCHSQLMENGELYYKLVQRQVLGMETGLEVANAPKKQSWKSDGGGQKRRQSSSSESECTLRY, encoded by the exons ATGGGCCTGAAAGTAGCTGTGAGTTGCACAGTGTTGTATACtctgctggatgtgtgtgtcACCACTGTCCTGTACACACATGGCTCACACCTGAGTGTCTTCAAAGAAGATGCACAGAACTTTAACATCCTTCGGTCAACACTGGACCTTTGGGGGACTGCACTGATGAGATCCTCCATTCTGTTAGGAGCCTCTTTGGGGGTCTCGTTGAATAGAAGAGACGGCCCATTGAGGGTAGCCAAACTCACCACCCTGGTTCTCTTCATCTGTCTCGTCGTCATCACTTATACGTTGGCCAAGCTGCTGATGCTGAACGAGCTGGGTCCTCTGGAGCATCAGCCCTGGTTCCTGAGCCTCGTTTGTTGGACGTGTGCCTCCTGTCTGGGCGTCATGCTGCTGTGGAGGCTGCTGGGGGCGGAGTCAAACTCAGCAAGCCATCACAACATGTGCAACAAGGGAGGTGAAGGAGGCTCTGAGGACACAGAGAAGCTTGTGGAGGCAgatggtgaggaggaggagaaggagaaggagaagatcAGCACTGAGGCAACATTAGGACGTCTGCTGGCATACTGCAGGAAGGACGGTGGTCTGCTGTCTGTAGCTGTCCTCTTTCTCCtcatctctgctgtgt GTGAAGCCTTTATACCGTACTACTACGGGAAAGCAATCGACAGCATCGTGGTGGACAAGAGCATGGAGCACTTTGCTAAACCTGTGATCACAGTGTCTATACTGGCTCTGgccag CTCACTTGCAATGGGAGTACGTGGAGGAGTCTTCACCCTGACCTTTGCAAGATTAAACCTTCGACTGAGGAACCATCTCTTCACCACTTTGATGAGGCAGGAAATCGCCTTCTTTGATGAAAACCATACAG GTGACATCATTTCTCGTCTGTCGGCTGACACCACCCAGGTGAGTGACCTCATCTCAGTAAATGTCAACATCTTTCTGCGGAGCACCATCAAGGGCGCCGGCTTCTTCATCTTCATGTTTGGGATGTCCTGGAAGCTCACACTGGTGACCGTCATGGGATTCCCCTTCATCGCTCTCATCTCCAAACTGTATGGAAAATACTACAAG AAATTGACCAAAGAGGTGCAGACAACCCTCGCAGAAGCCAACAAGGTGGCAGAAGAAACCATTTCCTCCATGAGGACGGTGAGAAGCTTTGCCAACGAGAGCGAGGAGGCCAACAACTACTACAGCAAGCTATTAGTAATGTTCCAGCTCAACAAGAAACAAGCCCTGGCCTACTCCTGCTACATGTGGTCCAGCTGT ATCTCAGAGCTGGCTTTAGAGGTTGCTATTCTCTATTATGGCGGTCACCTTGTAGTAACGGGTCAGATGAGTAGTGGTGCCTTGATATCATTCTTCATATATATGCTGGACTTGGGAGAATGTCTTGAG AATATTGCATCTGTTTACACGGGACTGATGCAAGGAGTGGGAGCAGCTGAGAAGGTTTTTGAATACCTGGATAGAACACCTAAACACCCAGCTGATGGCACAGAGGCTCCAGACACATACACGGGTCTGGTggagtttaaaaacatcacatttgcCTACCCAACACGCCCGGAAACTGAAATTCTCAAG GAAGTGTCATTTACTCTGCGGCCAGGCGAGGTCACAGCCCTTGTGGGACCTTCTGGCAGTGGAAAAAGTTCCTGTGTAAGTCTCCTGGAAAACTTCTACCCTCCTCAGGAAGGCCAAGTGCTGCTGGATGGAGAGCCTGTTCACATTTTACAGCATGACTATCTCCACTCCAAG GTAGCTCTCGTGAGCCAGGAGCCTGTGCTGTTTGCCCGGACAGTGAAGGAGAACATCACCTATGGCCTGACTGACATCCCCTTGGAGGCTGTAGTGGAGGCTGCTATCAAAGCTAATGCTCATGAGTTCATCACCTCCTTCCCTAAGGGCTATGAGACAC TTGTTGGTGAGAAAGGAACCCACTTGTCTGGGGGGCAGAAGCAAAGGGTGGCCATTGCAAGAGCTCTCATCCGTAATCCTCGCGTCCTCATACTTGACGAGGCGACCAGTGCTCTGGATGCAGAAAGTGAGCACTCT GTTCAGCAGGCTCTGAATGCAGTCATGAAAGAGTGCACGGTGCTGGTGATTGCTCATCGGCTCAGCACGGTGGAGAAGGCAGACAACATCATTGTGATCGACAAGGGCCGTGTGGCTGAGCAGGGTTGTCACAGTCAGCTGATGGAGAATGGGGAACTGTATTATAAGCTGGTGCAGAGGCAGGTGTTGGGCATGGAGACAGGTTTGGAGGTCGCCAATGCTCCAAAGAAACAAAGCTGGAAGTCAGACGGTGGAGGGCAGAAGAGaagacaaagcagcagcagtgagtcAGAGTGCACTTTACGCTACTGA